The following coding sequences are from one Coleofasciculus sp. FACHB-1120 window:
- a CDS encoding LOG family protein, with product MTITPSSNALESLQSDVAELIHQLPNLKHGKWIQRALSVLVRLAGEEIDRLDWKILSASLQDMERAFQVFYPYRHVRKVTIFGSARLATDSPEYLMAAEFARRVTQLGYMVMTGAGGGIMQAGNEGAGAEKSFGLNIQLPFEQGANPFIEGDPKLIPFKYFFTRKLFFLRESDAIALFPGGFGTQDEALECLTLCQTGRYGPVPMVLIDRPGGDYWSSWDAYVRKHLVEPGLVSHDDPNLYTITDNLDVACEAINRFYRVYHSSRYVEDKFVLRLKSEISDAAVEQLNADFSDILVKGRIEKTQALPQEAVDETLDLPRLVLYFNQRDLGRLYQMISTINQMVTPPPSVAAHPERK from the coding sequence ATGACCATCACACCTTCTTCTAATGCCCTTGAGTCCCTGCAATCAGACGTAGCCGAGCTAATTCACCAGCTGCCAAACCTGAAACATGGAAAATGGATACAACGGGCGCTGTCAGTACTGGTACGGCTAGCTGGAGAGGAGATCGACCGGCTGGACTGGAAAATCTTGAGCGCTTCTTTGCAAGATATGGAGCGGGCATTTCAGGTTTTTTATCCTTATCGGCACGTCCGCAAAGTAACGATTTTTGGTTCGGCTCGCCTTGCGACTGATAGTCCCGAATACCTGATGGCGGCTGAGTTTGCTCGTCGTGTCACCCAGCTGGGTTATATGGTGATGACGGGTGCCGGTGGGGGGATTATGCAGGCGGGAAACGAAGGCGCGGGAGCTGAAAAATCGTTTGGTTTGAATATTCAGCTACCTTTTGAGCAGGGAGCAAACCCGTTTATTGAAGGCGACCCCAAGCTGATTCCGTTTAAGTATTTTTTCACTCGGAAGCTGTTTTTCCTGCGAGAAAGCGATGCGATCGCGCTGTTTCCAGGTGGGTTTGGCACCCAGGATGAAGCTTTGGAGTGTTTGACGCTTTGCCAGACGGGAAGATATGGTCCTGTGCCGATGGTATTAATTGACCGTCCTGGCGGCGATTACTGGTCGTCCTGGGATGCTTATGTTCGCAAGCATTTAGTCGAACCCGGTTTAGTGAGTCATGACGATCCCAACCTGTATACCATTACAGATAACTTAGATGTCGCTTGTGAAGCGATCAATCGCTTTTATCGGGTTTATCACTCCAGCCGCTATGTTGAGGATAAATTTGTCCTCCGTCTTAAGTCTGAAATATCGGATGCAGCGGTTGAACAGCTGAATGCAGACTTCAGCGACATCTTGGTGAAGGGAAGAATTGAAAAGACTCAGGCATTACCCCAAGAGGCGGTGGATGAAACATTGGATTTGCCTCGTCTGGTTTTGTACTTCAACCAACGGGATTTGGGGCGCTTGTACCAAATGATTTCTACGATCAACCAGATGGTGACTCCTCCACCTTCTGTGGCAGCGCATCCAGAGCGCAAGTAA
- a CDS encoding pentapeptide repeat-containing protein, which produces MGNLADFSSQGYQVERELGQNRAGGRVTYLATSAKTQQHVVIKQFQFAQSGTSWSDYDAYEQEIQLLRCLNHPSIPQYLDSFETPSGFCLVQEYKPASSLSASRHFTPQEVKRIAVSLLEVLVYLQQQNPPIIHRDIKPENILVDEQLKVYLVDFGLARIGGGEVAASSTVKGTLGFMPPEQVFNRQLTQASDLYSLGATLICLLTQTKSTEIGNLVDEAFRINFKPRVRHLNPQFSGWLEKMTAPNCKNRYPNAVTALEALKPIDVVRRATIPKILLRPTKQSVLAAVALLTLSFVTLNTVTRLFQEHQITQLRKQHLRQLLKTKQCRGCDLSGANLAGASLNGADLSEAKLIKANLKGAELRNAKLNQANLAGVSLSSADLRGASLAEVQSSWSDCADFKDANLSQANLSKANLGCASLYNANLSSAELGSADLTGVDLRHGNLRGATLKLVRLQTANLGSASLIDANLSGADLGGANLRSANLSSANLNDAALVGASLYGANLSGANLTDANLSHANLSTANLSEVNLGGATLIGVNLESADLSFAKMSSSNLSRANLKFANLSYATLTQSNLRGANLNQVNLSQANLSQANLEYADLSYANLKQTNLSRANLNQTKLHQTDLTNTRMPDGSIHK; this is translated from the coding sequence ATGGGTAATTTAGCAGACTTTTCTAGCCAAGGCTATCAAGTAGAACGAGAGCTAGGACAAAATCGCGCCGGGGGTCGAGTCACTTACCTGGCAACGAGTGCCAAAACCCAGCAGCACGTTGTGATTAAGCAATTTCAGTTTGCCCAATCTGGTACCAGCTGGTCAGATTATGATGCTTACGAGCAAGAAATTCAGCTACTGCGCTGTCTGAATCATCCCAGTATTCCCCAATACCTCGATTCCTTTGAAACCCCAAGTGGCTTTTGCCTAGTTCAAGAATATAAACCCGCTTCCTCCCTGTCTGCGTCACGTCACTTTACCCCACAGGAAGTGAAGCGAATCGCCGTTTCCCTATTAGAAGTTTTAGTTTACTTACAACAGCAAAATCCCCCGATTATCCATCGGGATATTAAGCCGGAAAATATCTTAGTGGATGAACAACTGAAGGTTTACCTGGTAGATTTTGGCTTGGCTCGTATCGGAGGTGGGGAAGTCGCCGCCAGCAGCACCGTCAAAGGCACGTTGGGATTTATGCCGCCAGAACAGGTATTCAATCGCCAACTCACCCAAGCATCTGACTTATATAGTCTCGGTGCGACGCTGATTTGCTTGCTCACCCAAACCAAATCCACTGAAATTGGCAATTTAGTTGATGAAGCTTTTCGGATCAATTTTAAGCCCAGGGTGCGGCATCTGAATCCACAGTTTAGCGGCTGGTTGGAAAAAATGACGGCACCCAACTGCAAAAATCGCTATCCTAATGCGGTCACTGCTCTGGAAGCACTCAAGCCGATTGATGTAGTCCGCCGTGCCACAATTCCCAAGATTCTCCTGCGTCCTACAAAACAAAGTGTACTCGCAGCTGTAGCATTACTGACCCTAAGTTTTGTCACTCTCAACACCGTGACTCGTCTATTCCAAGAACACCAAATCACGCAGTTGAGAAAACAGCACCTTCGGCAGTTGCTCAAAACAAAACAGTGTCGAGGATGCGACTTAAGCGGTGCCAACTTAGCTGGAGCAAGTCTGAATGGTGCCGACTTAAGCGAAGCCAAGTTGATCAAAGCAAACCTGAAGGGTGCTGAACTCAGAAATGCAAAGTTGAATCAGGCTAACCTCGCAGGTGTATCCCTAAGCAGTGCTGACCTCAGGGGAGCCAGTTTAGCTGAAGTGCAGTCAAGTTGGAGTGATTGTGCCGATTTTAAAGATGCCAACCTGAGCCAAGCTAACTTAAGTAAGGCCAATCTGGGATGTGCCTCCCTATACAATGCCAACCTGAGCAGTGCCGAACTCGGCAGTGCAGATTTAACAGGAGTTGACCTGAGGCATGGCAATTTGAGAGGAGCAACTCTGAAGCTGGTGCGTCTCCAGACTGCTAATCTAGGCAGTGCCAGCCTCATAGATGCTAACTTGAGCGGTGCTGACTTAGGCGGTGCCAACTTAAGAAGCGCTAACTTAAGTAGTGCCAATCTCAATGATGCAGCTTTAGTGGGTGCCAGCTTATATGGTGCCAACCTCAGTGGTGCCAACCTTACAGATGCCAATCTTAGTCATGCCAACCTCAGTACAGCTAATCTGAGCGAAGTCAACCTCGGCGGTGCCACTTTAATCGGTGTAAACCTAGAGTCGGCTGATTTGAGTTTTGCTAAGATGAGTAGCTCAAACCTCAGCCGCGCCAACCTAAAGTTTGCTAATTTGAGTTATGCCACTCTGACGCAGTCTAATCTGAGGGGTGCCAATCTCAACCAAGTTAATCTGAGTCAGGCGAACCTCAGCCAAGCGAACTTGGAGTATGCTGACCTGAGTTACGCTAACCTAAAACAGACCAACTTGAGCCGTGCCAACTTAAACCAGACTAAGCTGCATCAGACTGACCTGACAAATACTAGAATGCCCGATGGTAGCATCCACAAGTAA
- a CDS encoding serine/threonine-protein kinase translates to MLPPVSRSDVPSSAFPGSYSEKSANAYRTLRLPCSDTCRGSRRLTIMSEFPDFSDLGYQVEKQLGHNPCGGRVTYLASRSSTQQRVVIKQFQFAHSGARWSDYQAYEQEIKVLQQLNSPSIPQYLDSFETPSGFCLVQEYKPASSVSTSRHLTPEEIQQIAVSLLEVLVYLQQQNPPIIHRDIKPENILVDEQLKVYLVDFGLARIGGGEVAASSTVKGTLGFMPPEQVFNRQLTQASDLYSLGATLICLLTQTKSTEIGNLIDEAYRINFKQMVPHLSRQFLDWLSKMTAPSLKNRFERAADALEALKSIDVHRHVLKPIDIVRYATTFGTLDRPAKTKILAAGLLVTSLGFATVKDRPSLVKADLVRQLLETNHCDRCDLSHAHLSRADLSNAYLTGANLREAYLRGANLIGADLTGADLRNAYLVVADLTIVNFRGANLKGADLRDAFLGSADLRGVKLKGANLAGADLEGADLTGADLRGANLKNANLEGVTITGAKLTDTIMPDGSIHR, encoded by the coding sequence ATGCTGCCGCCAGTAAGCCGGAGCGATGTCCCATCATCTGCTTTTCCAGGCAGCTATAGTGAGAAAAGTGCCAATGCCTACAGAACGCTGCGCTTACCGTGTAGCGATACTTGTAGGGGTTCTCGCCGCCTAACCATCATGAGCGAATTCCCAGATTTTTCCGATTTAGGCTATCAAGTCGAAAAGCAGCTAGGGCACAACCCTTGCGGGGGTCGAGTGACTTACCTGGCAAGCCGTAGCAGTACACAGCAGCGCGTCGTTATCAAGCAATTTCAGTTTGCCCATTCGGGTGCCCGTTGGTCAGACTACCAAGCTTACGAGCAAGAAATTAAGGTGCTACAGCAGCTGAACTCACCCAGCATTCCCCAGTACCTTGATTCCTTTGAAACCCCAAGTGGCTTTTGCCTGGTTCAAGAATATAAACCCGCTTCCTCTGTCTCTACATCCCGTCACTTGACCCCAGAGGAAATTCAGCAAATTGCCGTTTCCCTATTAGAAGTTTTAGTCTACTTACAACAGCAAAATCCCCCGATTATCCATCGAGATATTAAGCCGGAAAATATCTTAGTCGATGAACAACTGAAGGTTTACCTGGTAGATTTTGGCTTGGCTCGCATCGGAGGTGGGGAAGTCGCCGCCAGCAGCACCGTCAAAGGTACGTTGGGATTTATGCCGCCAGAACAGGTATTCAATCGCCAGCTAACCCAAGCATCTGACTTATATAGTCTCGGTGCAACGCTGATTTGCTTGCTCACCCAAACTAAATCTACGGAGATTGGCAATTTAATTGATGAAGCTTATCGGATTAATTTTAAGCAAATGGTGCCGCATCTAAGTCGGCAATTTCTGGACTGGCTCTCAAAAATGACGGCACCCAGCCTCAAAAATCGCTTCGAGCGTGCAGCGGATGCTCTAGAAGCTCTGAAGTCGATTGATGTTCATCGCCACGTACTCAAGCCAATAGATATTGTCCGCTATGCCACGACATTCGGAACGCTAGACCGTCCTGCAAAAACCAAGATTCTGGCAGCCGGGTTATTAGTAACATCTCTGGGGTTTGCCACGGTCAAAGACAGACCCAGTTTAGTCAAAGCGGATCTCGTCAGGCAGTTGTTGGAAACTAACCACTGTGACAGATGCGACTTAAGCCATGCTCATCTGAGTCGAGCCGATTTGAGTAACGCCTATCTAACGGGTGCCAACCTTCGGGAAGCCTATCTTAGGGGTGCGAATCTCATCGGTGCCGACTTGACGGGTGCTGACCTCCGGAATGCTTACCTGGTAGTTGCCGATTTAACCATTGTTAACTTCAGGGGTGCCAACCTCAAAGGTGCCGACCTCCGAGACGCTTTCTTGGGGAGTGCCGACCTCAGAGGGGTCAAACTCAAGGGTGCCAATTTGGCAGGGGCTGACCTGGAGGGTGCCGACCTCACGGGTGCCGACCTCCGGGGTGCGAACCTCAAAAATGCCAACTTAGAGGGTGTCACGATAACCGGAGCCAAGCTGACCGACACTATCATGCCCGATGGCTCGATTCATCGATAG
- a CDS encoding glycosyltransferase family 2 protein produces the protein MKFSIVITTYNRLPLLRRAIESALAQTLPCEVVVADDCSSDGTEEYVRSLGDRVVYYRNPVNSGHSATVNAGVGVATGDWIKPLDDDDYLAPNCVWEMVKAIAQRPQAAICSCQAVQVDVNGEEVTRTKPSGPGKLFYVKQEDIHYGMLMEVVPFGTPVQVAFKKDAFLKSGGWDSALDGNCDDIDSWVKIAQYGDAAFVNQYLTFRTLWPGGCNQKFSLQKRLETNILIKERIYPLVHEKYRSSIPKLEEIKAFLKLHWSLVGLKQGKILTAVKMAYPAIFSPAAWSSLARVTYSKKINSLAPCVPQENATYMTAST, from the coding sequence ATGAAATTTAGCATCGTAATTACGACCTATAATCGTTTACCCTTGCTGCGACGGGCGATTGAATCGGCGTTGGCGCAGACTTTGCCCTGCGAAGTGGTAGTAGCAGATGACTGTTCCTCGGATGGGACAGAAGAATACGTCCGCAGCTTGGGCGATCGCGTGGTTTACTACCGCAACCCAGTCAATAGCGGTCACTCTGCGACGGTGAATGCTGGGGTTGGTGTGGCAACGGGAGACTGGATCAAACCGCTGGATGATGATGACTATCTGGCACCCAACTGCGTCTGGGAAATGGTAAAAGCGATCGCGCAACGCCCCCAAGCAGCAATTTGTTCGTGCCAAGCCGTTCAAGTTGATGTCAACGGTGAAGAAGTTACCCGCACCAAGCCGAGCGGTCCTGGCAAATTATTTTACGTGAAACAAGAGGACATCCACTACGGAATGTTGATGGAAGTGGTTCCTTTTGGGACACCCGTTCAAGTTGCTTTCAAAAAAGATGCCTTTCTCAAGTCAGGTGGTTGGGATTCAGCTTTAGATGGCAACTGCGACGACATCGACTCTTGGGTGAAAATTGCCCAATATGGGGATGCTGCATTTGTTAATCAGTATCTGACCTTCCGGACATTATGGCCGGGTGGATGCAATCAGAAGTTTTCACTGCAAAAACGGTTAGAAACAAATATTTTAATTAAGGAAAGAATCTACCCGTTAGTGCATGAAAAATATCGCTCATCCATTCCGAAACTTGAGGAAATCAAGGCATTTCTTAAACTCCATTGGAGTTTAGTCGGACTGAAGCAAGGAAAAATCTTAACGGCAGTGAAGATGGCATATCCAGCCATTTTTTCACCTGCCGCTTGGAGTTCTTTAGCCAGAGTTACTTATTCCAAAAAAATCAATTCTCTGGCTCCGTGTGTTCCCCAAGAAAATGCAACATACATGACAGCTTCTACCTAA
- a CDS encoding response regulator, producing the protein MNTTDADQHTPLILVVDDDKFMRLQLRRAMEQAGYEVAEASDGEEGLAAYTRLHPDIVLLDAMMPVMDGFTCCHLLRTLPEGDSRAEKFGDSGTATGTAEKSRPSGGLRNTPVLMITALEDQESVDQAFEAGAIDYITKPIHWAVLRQRVRRVLQASQATEELRQQTERAQLSEERLRLALEAAHMGTWDWNIHSGKVVFSTTAEANFGLPPGSFDGTYQSFLTKIHPQDLELVTQALVRTVEEGATYDIEYRIIWSDGSVHWIASKGQVYYDHTGKPIRMNGINMDITERKDSEQKIREQAALLDIGTDAILVQNLDNQILFWNQGAERLYGWKQEEALGKNTAELLHKQISLKLQVAQKTLIEEGEWYGELYQITQSGREIIVESRWTLVRDEAEKPKAILIVNTNITEKKQLERQFLRAQRMESLGTLASGIAHDLNNVLAPILMSVQLLQIKIRDPQGQQLLSILETNAKRGADLVKQVLSFARGMEGERTNLQVGHLIVEIAKIANETFPKSIEIHTDIQTRELWTVSGDATQLHQVLINLCVNARDAMPEGGTLQISANNTVIDENYARMTPSANVGSHIVISVSDSGVGMPSEMLDRIFEPFFTTKEIGKGTGLGLSTVLGIIKSHGGFLNVYSEVGKGTEFKVYLPAVEGKSTPQVIENKSNLLTGNGECILVVDDEASISQVTQASLETYGYKVLTASDGIEAVVLYAQHKQEISVVLLDMMMPSMDGPTTIRTLQKINPQVKIIAVSGLLSNDRVNDLARTGVKNFLSKPYTTEELLKALHEVII; encoded by the coding sequence ATGAACACCACCGACGCTGATCAACATACTCCCCTCATCCTCGTCGTAGATGACGACAAATTCATGCGGCTTCAACTTCGTCGAGCGATGGAACAAGCCGGATACGAGGTAGCAGAAGCAAGCGACGGAGAAGAGGGTTTAGCTGCCTACACGCGCCTACACCCAGATATTGTGCTGCTGGATGCCATGATGCCAGTGATGGATGGTTTTACCTGCTGTCATCTATTGCGTACACTTCCAGAGGGGGATTCTCGTGCAGAGAAGTTTGGCGATTCTGGTACAGCGACGGGAACTGCTGAAAAAAGTCGCCCCTCTGGAGGATTGCGGAATACACCCGTATTGATGATTACGGCTCTTGAAGATCAAGAATCGGTCGATCAAGCATTTGAGGCGGGTGCCATCGATTACATTACCAAGCCAATTCACTGGGCTGTCCTACGCCAGCGCGTGCGTCGTGTCCTCCAAGCTAGCCAAGCAACAGAGGAATTGCGACAGCAAACTGAGCGGGCGCAACTGAGCGAGGAGCGACTAAGGTTAGCCCTAGAAGCTGCCCACATGGGCACCTGGGACTGGAACATCCATAGCGGCAAAGTTGTTTTCTCCACGACGGCAGAAGCGAATTTTGGTCTTCCCCCAGGTTCCTTTGATGGCACCTATCAAAGCTTCCTCACCAAAATCCATCCTCAAGACCTAGAATTAGTCACTCAAGCTTTGGTACGCACCGTGGAAGAAGGGGCGACCTATGATATCGAATACCGGATTATTTGGTCGGATGGTAGCGTTCATTGGATAGCCAGCAAAGGTCAAGTTTATTACGACCATACCGGCAAACCCATCCGTATGAACGGCATCAACATGGACATCACCGAGCGCAAGGACTCGGAACAAAAAATTCGCGAGCAAGCGGCTCTACTAGATATCGGCACAGACGCAATTCTGGTTCAAAATCTAGACAACCAAATCTTATTTTGGAACCAAGGTGCGGAACGTCTCTATGGCTGGAAGCAAGAAGAAGCCCTCGGCAAGAACACTGCTGAGCTGTTGCATAAGCAAATTTCACTAAAACTTCAAGTCGCCCAAAAAACTCTCATTGAAGAAGGAGAGTGGTATGGGGAGTTGTATCAAATCACCCAATCTGGTCGGGAAATCATCGTTGAAAGTCGCTGGACGCTTGTGCGCGATGAGGCGGAAAAACCAAAAGCCATTCTGATTGTTAACACCAATATTACCGAAAAAAAACAACTGGAAAGGCAGTTTCTCCGCGCTCAGCGAATGGAGAGTTTAGGAACGCTGGCTAGCGGCATTGCCCACGATCTAAACAACGTGCTAGCGCCTATCTTGATGTCAGTTCAACTTCTGCAAATCAAGATCCGAGATCCTCAGGGTCAACAGCTCCTTTCCATCCTCGAAACGAATGCCAAACGCGGAGCTGATTTAGTTAAACAAGTGCTTTCATTTGCACGGGGCATGGAAGGGGAACGCACAAATCTCCAAGTTGGGCACCTGATAGTTGAAATTGCGAAGATCGCCAATGAAACCTTTCCTAAATCAATTGAGATTCACACTGATATCCAGACAAGAGAACTTTGGACCGTTTCTGGCGATGCCACACAACTCCATCAGGTACTCATAAATCTTTGCGTCAATGCTCGTGATGCCATGCCAGAGGGCGGGACGTTGCAGATTTCTGCGAACAATACAGTCATTGATGAAAACTATGCCAGGATGACCCCATCTGCAAACGTGGGTTCCCATATTGTAATTAGTGTCTCTGATAGTGGAGTGGGAATGCCTTCTGAGATGCTTGATAGAATCTTTGAGCCATTTTTCACCACTAAAGAAATTGGCAAAGGGACGGGTCTAGGTCTTTCAACTGTGCTTGGCATCATCAAAAGCCACGGTGGTTTTTTGAATGTCTATAGCGAAGTCGGAAAAGGCACAGAATTTAAGGTTTACTTGCCAGCAGTCGAGGGAAAATCAACCCCACAAGTTATAGAAAATAAATCTAATCTGTTGACTGGAAACGGCGAGTGTATTCTGGTTGTTGATGATGAAGCTTCAATTTCTCAAGTGACCCAAGCTTCTCTAGAAACCTATGGTTATAAAGTTTTAACTGCTAGCGATGGGATTGAGGCAGTCGTACTGTATGCCCAGCACAAACAGGAAATTAGTGTTGTACTCCTCGATATGATGATGCCATCTATGGACGGGCCAACAACGATTCGCACACTACAAAAAATTAACCCGCAAGTTAAAATTATTGCGGTTAGCGGACTCTTATCGAACGATAGGGTAAATGACCTAGCTCGCACTGGGGTCAAAAACTTTTTGTCAAAACCATACACGACAGAAGAGTTGTTGAAGGCTCTACATGAGGTAATTATTTAA